Part of the Triticum urartu cultivar G1812 unplaced genomic scaffold, Tu2.1 TuUngrouped_contig_2787, whole genome shotgun sequence genome, CCTTCCTTCTATAACGGATACAAAGCCGCCTAAGTAAACGGTTGCCTACAGCTTGGGACACAATGAAACGTTTACTCAATGTATACATCATGATTTCAACTGCTGCATTTAGATTTCTGTCCCAGCATAGGTAATTGATAAGAAGAGCACAGCACGCGGGTGTGACATCAATTCCAAATTCTTCAAGGGTATGAAATATCCTAAGAGCATCATCAATTCTCTTTACCTGACAAAGCCCTATCAACCAAATGGTGTAAGGGTTTGAGCTAACGGAGTCGTATTCTTGATCAATCTTGATTAACTCCTTAACTGCTTCATCCAGGGATCTTACTTCAAAACAGTTACGGGCATTAGCGATTACTTCATCTTCTGGTGTGAGGTTGTACTTTTTGGGCAAGTAATCCAACCAGAGGTTGATTGCTTGCGTCAATTTCTTCATCCTACAGAGTGATCTCATCATAGTATTGTAGATCGACAAACTAGGGGAACCATGACCCCGCAATATGTTCTGGAACAAAATCATGGCATCATTTTCTCTGTGTGCCCCCCAAAGCCCATCAATTAGAGTCCCATAAGTGATTTCATCAGGAGAGATTCCCTTAAGTTGGAGCTCTTTGAAGAGCCGCAGTGCGCCGTCAAGATTCTTCGCTTTACAGAGTCCATTTAACAGTGTGTTATATGTGACAACATCAGGAACAACTCCACTGTTTATTATACCCCGAACAAGCTTGAAAGCTTTCAGCACCTGCCCAGATTCGCACATACCATCAACCAGCTTACGAAGGCTCTCGCTGTCCCTCACCTGGTTGGCACCAAGGGTCAGTCGAAGGAACAAGGAGGGGTTATTCACCATTTCCATCTTATAAAAAAGCATCTGAGCATCCTCTAGCCTGCCGACCCTATAGAGTCCATCAATGAGTGCATTGTATGTCATGACCGTCGGATGGCAACCAAGTTCTCCCATCTCATGAAAAACCTGCATTGCCTCATCTATGAGTCCTTTCTTGCACAGTCCACATATCATGATATTGTGCGTTGTTGAGTCCAGGGCCACATTATTCTGCAACATCTCTGACCGCAATGACTGAGCCTTATCCAGGTTGCCGACATCACAGAAAGCCTTGAGCAGTGTGTTGTAACAGAAAGTGTCAGGCACAAACCCTTTGTCCTTCATCACATTGAGTAATGAGAAGGCATCCTCGGTCCTGCCAGCCTCTGCACAACCACGGATAATTATCGTGTACAGGACGACGTCTGGTTTAACATTCTTCTCCAACATTTCCTTGTAATAACTGAAGCCCTCATCAAACCGGCCGGCCTGGAACAGACCATCTATCAGACAACTATACCCATTCAATCCAAGTGCAAACCCCCCTTCTCGGAGCAGCTCCAACCGCTCAAATGCATCATCAACCCTGCCAGCCTTGCAGAGCCCGCTCAAGAAAGCGTTGTATGTGACCTCGTCGGGTGGGCACCCCTTCTCCTTCATGGAGCCAATGAGACGCGCAGCTTCCTCAGCCCTCCCTGCACTGCACAGGGACGAGATTAACACAGTATAGATCTTCACGTCCGGCACGATCCCCCTCTCGAGCATTTCGTCAAACATCTTGAGGGCGTCACCCGCCATGCCCCGCTTGCAGAGCCCATCCATGAGCACATTGTACGTGGCCCTGTTGGGCGGGCATCCGGCGCTGACCATCCGATTATAGAGCGCCAGGGCTAGGAGGATCGCGCCGCTGTCGACGAGGACCTTGAAGACGGCGTTGTAGATGAAGGCGGTGGGGCGGCAGTCGAAGTCGCCCATCCGGGAGAAGGCGTCGACGGCCTCTTGCGGCCGGCCTGCTGAGGCGTGCGCGGTGACGAGCGCCGCGAATGCGGCGGACGGGGCGGGGAGGCCGGCAGCGCGGGCGTCGGCGAGGGCGTCGAACATTGCGGCGTCGGGGTCGCCGGAGAGGAGCACGGAGACGGCGCGCGAGTGGAGCAGCGGGGAGCGGAGGCGCGGGGAGAGGGCGGAGAAGAGGAAGAGGCGGATGCGGGATGCGGCCGGGAGGTCGGCCCACAGGAGCGCATCGGAGACGGTGTGCGGGGTGAGGCGGGGCGAGAGGAGGGAGAGGCAGGGGAGGAGGGCGGGCAGGGAGGGCGGGAGCGTGGAGAGCAGCGCGTGGagggcgtcggcggcggcgagctcggcGGCGAGGGAAGGGGATGCGGTGTGAGTGTGGATGGGCGCCGCGGCGGGTGGGAGGGGGAGGAGAGAGCGTGCCGCCGCCGCACATCTCATACGGTCATCGAGGGGAGGGAGCTCGAGATGGAGATTTccggggcggcagcggcggcggcggcggcggcgaagacAGAGTGGGAGAGGAGAGAGTTGGGGGGAGGCCGCGCGGCGAGGCGAGGGCTGGAAAATAAAGTTCGAAGAGAGTTTTTCCTTTTCCTTTCCACGTTGGAAAAAATGAGATCCAGACCTGACATTTTTAATGGAAACTCGTTTTTTTAACGGAAAATCGTGATTTCACTGACGCTATACACACATACACtcacgcacacacgcacatccTATTAACACCTAGAGACTGAGTCGCTTATTACTTTAAGATTGATGAAATACGTCTTAGTACTAGATAGAAACGTCTTTTTTCATTGAACGCACATCGTTAAAAGGTCTaaactaaatttagaaaaattcaAACCTCAATATCTAGTCTAGAACTTAAACTTTCTTAAGCTGGGATACCATTGTCCTCCTACCATCCATGCATATATTGATTCGCTCACACTCATACTTACCATCGTAAAAAATTAGACCCACTCAAAATAATATCATGAAAACTTGCAATTTCCCTTAAAAAATCCACCCAGCACCCAGCTACGACACaagccaaataaaaaagaaatccTAAACATACGAAAACTCCACAAGAGAAGTTCTCATGTGGAGATGAAAAAACACCTATCAGAGTCAATTTGCCTGTGACGCTCTCGCGAGCAGCGTCGGGACAAACCCTAGCTCCCCCCACCCACGGGCCATTCGCCTCCTCCCCTTCCTTCATCGCATATGAACACATATCATTAGAAGATCTGAAATAAATTCGAAAAAAATGCAAGCATCAATGTCCAATATAGAAGTTGAACTCTGGTGAGTTGGGATACCACTGTCTTTCTACCATCCAAACACATATTGACTCGCTCACACTCATGCTTGCCATCGTGAAAAATTAGGCCCACTGAACATGATGTTCTGAAAACTTGCATCCCCCCCCTAAAAAATCCATCCGGCACCTAGCAAATAAAAAAGAAATTCTAGATATATGAAAAATCCACGAGAAAAGTTCTCATGTTTTGTTTTGTTTCAGAATCACTTCGCATGTGTCCTCTAACGAGTGGCGTCGGGGCGAACCCTACCCCCCATCGATTCGGTTCCCTCCTTACCTTCCCCTACCATCGTCGGGCGAAGCTCCTCCTTCCTCCCTGGCATGTGGTGGTAGCGTGAGACGTGATGGCTCAGCAGGGGCGTGACGCTGGAGCCGCGCGTTGCGGCGACAAGGCGCACGCCCGGGCGGTGGCGCCTGCGGGCGTTGGCACTGTGGTGACGGCGGGGTCTCCAATGGATGGGCGTGGTGGTGCTTTGATGGCGATGACTCGCTGACAGGGCACTTTCGTGGGGAAGGTTTACGATCATCTTCCTCGAGTGTACGGAACTTTGGAGATGCTTTAATATGATTGATAATTTCAAGTCGCCTTTCTTAAAGATATTTTCAAGTGGCAAGTGGTTGTACATGCATACCACTCGTTTCAAAACATACAAATCACTAGAAGAAcacccgtgcgttgcaacgggccACATTAATTTTAAGAGTTCAATATTAATAATGTTAATATTATATTTAATATTGTCATACATATCAAGTGTCATTGATGACCTTTTACCATCAAATCctctcacacacacactccctccctcttcctcagtctctctccccctctccctccctctctctttctctctctctctctaacacacacacatatatccatcttattgggtacgggaccataatctatctatttcacacacacacacactagtgttggggaacgtagtaatttcaaaaaaattcctacgcatacacaggatcatggtgatgcatagcaacgagaggggagagtgtgtccacgtacccttgtagaccgaatgcgtaagcgttagcacaacacggttgatgtagtcatacgtcttcacgatccgaccgatccaagtaccgaacgcacggcacctccgagttctgcacacgttcaactcgatgatgtcccgcgagctctgatccagcaaagcttcacaggagagtttcgtcagcacgacggtgtgctgacggtgatgatgatgctaccgttgcagggcttcgcctaagcaccgctacgatatgatcgaggtggattatggtg contains:
- the LOC125527054 gene encoding pentatricopeptide repeat-containing protein At1g79540; its protein translation is MRCAAAARSLLPLPPAAAPIHTHTASPSLAAELAAADALHALLSTLPPSLPALLPCLSLLSPRLTPHTVSDALLWADLPAASRIRLFLFSALSPRLRSPLLHSRAVSVLLSGDPDAAMFDALADARAAGLPAPSAAFAALVTAHASAGRPQEAVDAFSRMGDFDCRPTAFIYNAVFKVLVDSGAILLALALYNRMVSAGCPPNRATYNVLMDGLCKRGMAGDALKMFDEMLERGIVPDVKIYTVLISSLCSAGRAEEAARLIGSMKEKGCPPDEVTYNAFLSGLCKAGRVDDAFERLELLREGGFALGLNGYSCLIDGLFQAGRFDEGFSYYKEMLEKNVKPDVVLYTIIIRGCAEAGRTEDAFSLLNVMKDKGFVPDTFCYNTLLKAFCDVGNLDKAQSLRSEMLQNNVALDSTTHNIMICGLCKKGLIDEAMQVFHEMGELGCHPTVMTYNALIDGLYRVGRLEDAQMLFYKMEMVNNPSLFLRLTLGANQVRDSESLRKLVDGMCESGQVLKAFKLVRGIINSGVVPDVVTYNTLLNGLCKAKNLDGALRLFKELQLKGISPDEITYGTLIDGLWGAHRENDAMILFQNILRGHGSPSLSIYNTMMRSLCRMKKLTQAINLWLDYLPKKYNLTPEDEVIANARNCFEVRSLDEAVKELIKIDQEYDSVSSNPYTIWLIGLCQVKRIDDALRIFHTLEEFGIDVTPACCALLINYLCWDRNLNAAVEIMMYTLSKRFIVSQAVGNRLLRRLCIRYRRKDAQALAWRMHLVGYDMDVYLHEPTKTLLYSQ